The following are encoded together in the Juglans microcarpa x Juglans regia isolate MS1-56 chromosome 2D, Jm3101_v1.0, whole genome shotgun sequence genome:
- the LOC121248600 gene encoding uncharacterized protein LOC121248600 isoform X2 has protein sequence MENYPKTTPGNRAEQPCPAPPRPSTTDPPRPSRRRQDHPRLLGEWNKGPHLTGYIDFAQSIKDHHPQFNQSFPWASWSNCPPPTLSNCRTLLEHTLESMVEKGVKLGSISSHQIFTSLNKWHGLSTALRRVIQDNSGVKNAVLDKVSGSVLWDRAVFVLAARCNAKEIDGVLGLSEKRKGLPMEEALYFREAIVALRLAKEVIKAQQGWRANAIAHLNRTGGFSRSLANSCTDWPCLLLELLSQAAEIDHFQPKLVINNIDVLRNATLDDDSSVCASLYHDSFIWRIIALGANERCLPVILVTSDSYYSYQAYMDFGFPDIFISREAFGWTPQQAKMHMVPDYFSHSEWAVVAEVLGPTPRHLFELYALKQSNHYQKMMGDESSTFEDIVDAYLAYLQITVVNPAMDRALGLLQKFAVDAQSGKISKDKLRFGAPWRHPPKTDDPTLCIEWAKLQLIDFIQSFINTEFGINYLADCSLEIFDDPSAVALVEVGLLYAQRDPSFIRPISRGIQRCLVRWLVQQQMQMSFQNLLQYLWQRIIRGRSYRHLMLEVGYK, from the exons ATGGAGAATTATCCCAAGACCACTCCTGGAAACCGTGCTGAACAACCATGCCCAGCACCACCGCGTCCCTCAACCACTGATCCTCCACGGCCCTCGCGGCGTCGGCAAGACCACCCTC GTCTACTCGGCGAGTGGAACAAAGGCCCCCACTTAACCGGCTATATAGACTTTGCCCAATCCATCAAGGATCACCATCCACAATTTAACCAGTCGTTTCCGTGGGCTTCTTGGTCCAATTGCCCACCACCCACTTTGTCCAACTGCCGAACTCTGCTCGAACACACCCTTGAATCAATGGTCGAAAAGGGTGTCAAGCTTGGCAGCATTAGCTCTCACCAGATATTCACCTCCCTCAATAAATGGCACGGCCTCAGCACGGCGCTTCGCCGCGTGATTCAGGACAACAGTGGTGTAAAAAATGCAGTCTTAGATAAGGTCTCGGGTTCGGTGTTGTGGGATCGGGCGGTCTTCGTACTCGCTGCTCGATGTAATGCCAAAGAGATCGATGGGGTGTTGGGTTTAAGTGAGAAACGGAAGGGCTTGCCAATGGAAGAGGCTTTGTATTTTAGGGAGGCGATTGTGGCCTTGAGATTGGCGAAGGAGGTGATTAAGGCTCAACAAGGGTGGAGGGCTAACGCTATCGCTCATTTGAATCGGACAGGCGGGTTTTCGAGGTCGTTAGCGAATTCATGTACTGATTGGCCATGTTTGTTACTGGAGTTGTTGTCTCAAGCCGCTGAAATTGATCATTTTCAG CCAAAGCTGGTCATTAACAATATCGATGTTCTACGCAATGCTACCCTAGATGATGATTCATCAGTCTGTGCATCATTGTATCATGACAGTTTCATATGGAGAATAATTGCTTTGGGCGCAAATGAGCGGTGCCTGCCTGTCATACTAGTTACGTCGGATAG CTACTATTCATACCAAGCCTACATGGATTTTGGATTTCCAGACATATTCATCTCACGTgag GCATTCGGATGGACTCCCCAGCAAGCTAAAATGCATATGGTTCCTGATTATTTCAGTCATTCAGAG TGGGCGGTGGTTGCTGAGGTGCTTGGGCCAACCCCTCGACATCTATTTGAGCTTTATGCTCTTAAACAAAGTAACCATTATCAGAA GATGATGGGCGATGAGAGTAGCACTTTCGAAGACATCGTAGATGCATACTTAGCATATTTACAA ATTACCGTGGTGAATCCTGCTATGGATAGAGCATTGGGACTCCTGCAAAAGTTTGCTGTTGATGCACAGAgtggaaagatttcaaaagataAATTACGGTTTGGGGCACCTTGGAGGCATCCTCCAAAGACAGATGACCCCACCCTATGCATCGAGTGGGCGAAGCTTCAACTGATAGATTTTATTCAATCTTTCATCAATACAGAGTTTGGg ATTAATTATCTAGCAGATTGTAGTCTTGAGATATTTGATGACCCTTCTGCTGTTGCATTAGTAGAG GTTGGTTTGCTCTATGCTCAACGAGACCCGTCCTTCATTCGGCCCATATCTAGAGGGATTCAGAGGTGTCTTGTGAGAtg GCTTGTCCAGCAGCAGATGCAAATGAGTTTCCAGAACTTGCTCCAGTATCTGTGGCAACGAATAATACGTGGACGTAGCTATCGTCATTTGATGCTAGAAGTAGGCTATAAATAG
- the LOC121248600 gene encoding uncharacterized protein LOC121248600 isoform X1, protein MVNKSWRIIPRPLLETVLNNHAQHHRVPQPLILHGPRGVGKTTLVLERLLGEWNKGPHLTGYIDFAQSIKDHHPQFNQSFPWASWSNCPPPTLSNCRTLLEHTLESMVEKGVKLGSISSHQIFTSLNKWHGLSTALRRVIQDNSGVKNAVLDKVSGSVLWDRAVFVLAARCNAKEIDGVLGLSEKRKGLPMEEALYFREAIVALRLAKEVIKAQQGWRANAIAHLNRTGGFSRSLANSCTDWPCLLLELLSQAAEIDHFQPKLVINNIDVLRNATLDDDSSVCASLYHDSFIWRIIALGANERCLPVILVTSDSYYSYQAYMDFGFPDIFISREAFGWTPQQAKMHMVPDYFSHSEWAVVAEVLGPTPRHLFELYALKQSNHYQKMMGDESSTFEDIVDAYLAYLQITVVNPAMDRALGLLQKFAVDAQSGKISKDKLRFGAPWRHPPKTDDPTLCIEWAKLQLIDFIQSFINTEFGINYLADCSLEIFDDPSAVALVEVGLLYAQRDPSFIRPISRGIQRCLVRWLVQQQMQMSFQNLLQYLWQRIIRGRSYRHLMLEVGYK, encoded by the exons ATGGTGAATAAATCATGGAGAATTATCCCAAGACCACTCCTGGAAACCGTGCTGAACAACCATGCCCAGCACCACCGCGTCCCTCAACCACTGATCCTCCACGGCCCTCGCGGCGTCGGCAAGACCACCCTCGTACTTGAAC GTCTACTCGGCGAGTGGAACAAAGGCCCCCACTTAACCGGCTATATAGACTTTGCCCAATCCATCAAGGATCACCATCCACAATTTAACCAGTCGTTTCCGTGGGCTTCTTGGTCCAATTGCCCACCACCCACTTTGTCCAACTGCCGAACTCTGCTCGAACACACCCTTGAATCAATGGTCGAAAAGGGTGTCAAGCTTGGCAGCATTAGCTCTCACCAGATATTCACCTCCCTCAATAAATGGCACGGCCTCAGCACGGCGCTTCGCCGCGTGATTCAGGACAACAGTGGTGTAAAAAATGCAGTCTTAGATAAGGTCTCGGGTTCGGTGTTGTGGGATCGGGCGGTCTTCGTACTCGCTGCTCGATGTAATGCCAAAGAGATCGATGGGGTGTTGGGTTTAAGTGAGAAACGGAAGGGCTTGCCAATGGAAGAGGCTTTGTATTTTAGGGAGGCGATTGTGGCCTTGAGATTGGCGAAGGAGGTGATTAAGGCTCAACAAGGGTGGAGGGCTAACGCTATCGCTCATTTGAATCGGACAGGCGGGTTTTCGAGGTCGTTAGCGAATTCATGTACTGATTGGCCATGTTTGTTACTGGAGTTGTTGTCTCAAGCCGCTGAAATTGATCATTTTCAG CCAAAGCTGGTCATTAACAATATCGATGTTCTACGCAATGCTACCCTAGATGATGATTCATCAGTCTGTGCATCATTGTATCATGACAGTTTCATATGGAGAATAATTGCTTTGGGCGCAAATGAGCGGTGCCTGCCTGTCATACTAGTTACGTCGGATAG CTACTATTCATACCAAGCCTACATGGATTTTGGATTTCCAGACATATTCATCTCACGTgag GCATTCGGATGGACTCCCCAGCAAGCTAAAATGCATATGGTTCCTGATTATTTCAGTCATTCAGAG TGGGCGGTGGTTGCTGAGGTGCTTGGGCCAACCCCTCGACATCTATTTGAGCTTTATGCTCTTAAACAAAGTAACCATTATCAGAA GATGATGGGCGATGAGAGTAGCACTTTCGAAGACATCGTAGATGCATACTTAGCATATTTACAA ATTACCGTGGTGAATCCTGCTATGGATAGAGCATTGGGACTCCTGCAAAAGTTTGCTGTTGATGCACAGAgtggaaagatttcaaaagataAATTACGGTTTGGGGCACCTTGGAGGCATCCTCCAAAGACAGATGACCCCACCCTATGCATCGAGTGGGCGAAGCTTCAACTGATAGATTTTATTCAATCTTTCATCAATACAGAGTTTGGg ATTAATTATCTAGCAGATTGTAGTCTTGAGATATTTGATGACCCTTCTGCTGTTGCATTAGTAGAG GTTGGTTTGCTCTATGCTCAACGAGACCCGTCCTTCATTCGGCCCATATCTAGAGGGATTCAGAGGTGTCTTGTGAGAtg GCTTGTCCAGCAGCAGATGCAAATGAGTTTCCAGAACTTGCTCCAGTATCTGTGGCAACGAATAATACGTGGACGTAGCTATCGTCATTTGATGCTAGAAGTAGGCTATAAATAG
- the LOC121248600 gene encoding uncharacterized protein LOC121248600 isoform X3: MVNKSWRIIPRPLLETVLNNHAQHHRVPQPLILHGPRGVGKTTLVLERLLGEWNKGPHLTGYIDFAQSIKDHHPQFNQSFPWASWSNCPPPTLSNCRTLLEHTLESMVEKGVKLGSISSHQIFTSLNKWHGLSTALRRVIQDNSGVKNAVLDKVSGSVLWDRAVFVLAARCNAKEIDGVLGLSEKRKGLPMEEALYFREAIVALRLAKEVIKAQQGWRANAIAHLNRTGGFSRSLANSCTDWPCLLLELLSQAAEIDHFQPKLVINNIDVLRNATLDDDSSVCASLYHDSFIWRIIALGANERCLPVILVTSDSYYSYQAYMDFGFPDIFISREAFGWTPQQAKMHMVPDYFSHSEWAVVAEVLGPTPRHLFELYALKQSNHYQKMMGDESSTFEDIVDAYLAYLQITVVNPAMDRALGLLQKFAVDAQSGKISKDKLRFGAPWRHPPKTDDPTLCIEWAKLQLIDFIQSFINTEFGVNFCLY; the protein is encoded by the exons ATGGTGAATAAATCATGGAGAATTATCCCAAGACCACTCCTGGAAACCGTGCTGAACAACCATGCCCAGCACCACCGCGTCCCTCAACCACTGATCCTCCACGGCCCTCGCGGCGTCGGCAAGACCACCCTCGTACTTGAAC GTCTACTCGGCGAGTGGAACAAAGGCCCCCACTTAACCGGCTATATAGACTTTGCCCAATCCATCAAGGATCACCATCCACAATTTAACCAGTCGTTTCCGTGGGCTTCTTGGTCCAATTGCCCACCACCCACTTTGTCCAACTGCCGAACTCTGCTCGAACACACCCTTGAATCAATGGTCGAAAAGGGTGTCAAGCTTGGCAGCATTAGCTCTCACCAGATATTCACCTCCCTCAATAAATGGCACGGCCTCAGCACGGCGCTTCGCCGCGTGATTCAGGACAACAGTGGTGTAAAAAATGCAGTCTTAGATAAGGTCTCGGGTTCGGTGTTGTGGGATCGGGCGGTCTTCGTACTCGCTGCTCGATGTAATGCCAAAGAGATCGATGGGGTGTTGGGTTTAAGTGAGAAACGGAAGGGCTTGCCAATGGAAGAGGCTTTGTATTTTAGGGAGGCGATTGTGGCCTTGAGATTGGCGAAGGAGGTGATTAAGGCTCAACAAGGGTGGAGGGCTAACGCTATCGCTCATTTGAATCGGACAGGCGGGTTTTCGAGGTCGTTAGCGAATTCATGTACTGATTGGCCATGTTTGTTACTGGAGTTGTTGTCTCAAGCCGCTGAAATTGATCATTTTCAG CCAAAGCTGGTCATTAACAATATCGATGTTCTACGCAATGCTACCCTAGATGATGATTCATCAGTCTGTGCATCATTGTATCATGACAGTTTCATATGGAGAATAATTGCTTTGGGCGCAAATGAGCGGTGCCTGCCTGTCATACTAGTTACGTCGGATAG CTACTATTCATACCAAGCCTACATGGATTTTGGATTTCCAGACATATTCATCTCACGTgag GCATTCGGATGGACTCCCCAGCAAGCTAAAATGCATATGGTTCCTGATTATTTCAGTCATTCAGAG TGGGCGGTGGTTGCTGAGGTGCTTGGGCCAACCCCTCGACATCTATTTGAGCTTTATGCTCTTAAACAAAGTAACCATTATCAGAA GATGATGGGCGATGAGAGTAGCACTTTCGAAGACATCGTAGATGCATACTTAGCATATTTACAA ATTACCGTGGTGAATCCTGCTATGGATAGAGCATTGGGACTCCTGCAAAAGTTTGCTGTTGATGCACAGAgtggaaagatttcaaaagataAATTACGGTTTGGGGCACCTTGGAGGCATCCTCCAAAGACAGATGACCCCACCCTATGCATCGAGTGGGCGAAGCTTCAACTGATAGATTTTATTCAATCTTTCATCAATACAGAGTTTGGggtaaatttttgtttat ATTAA